Proteins co-encoded in one Streptomyces sp. NBC_01283 genomic window:
- a CDS encoding YceI family protein, with the protein MGLFGRKNETDTATATATGTAPAPVNPDLAALTGEYAIDPSHTSIGFVARHAMVTNVKGSFTDVAGTLHLDGSDPSASTASIDVQMASIDTGSADRDGHLKSADFFKIDEFPEMTFRSTKAEALGGDDYRITGDLTILGTTKPLSIDLEFNGSATDPFGNERVGFEGKAEILRSEWGLTWNAALETGGVLVSDKIKLSFDISAIRSGS; encoded by the coding sequence ATGGGTCTCTTCGGCCGCAAGAACGAAACCGACACCGCAACCGCCACTGCCACCGGCACGGCGCCCGCCCCGGTCAACCCGGACCTGGCCGCCCTCACCGGCGAGTACGCGATCGACCCCTCGCACACGTCGATCGGCTTCGTCGCCCGCCACGCCATGGTCACGAACGTCAAGGGCTCCTTCACCGACGTCGCCGGCACGCTGCACCTGGACGGCAGCGACCCGTCCGCTTCGACTGCTTCCATCGACGTGCAGATGGCGAGCATCGACACCGGCAGCGCCGACCGTGACGGTCACCTGAAGAGCGCGGACTTCTTCAAGATCGACGAGTTCCCGGAGATGACCTTCCGCTCCACGAAGGCGGAGGCCCTGGGCGGCGACGACTACCGCATCACCGGTGACCTGACGATCCTCGGCACCACGAAGCCGCTCTCCATCGACCTCGAGTTCAACGGCTCCGCCACGGACCCCTTCGGGAACGAGCGGGTCGGCTTCGAGGGCAAGGCGGAGATCCTGCGCTCCGAGTGGGGCCTCACGTGGAACGCGGCGCTGGAGACGGGCGGGGTGCTCGTCTCGGACAAGATCAAGCTGAGCTTCGACATCTCAGCGATTCGTTCCGGCTCCTGA